CCCCGACTACCAGTTCGACGACCTGGCCAACCTGGTGCGCCTGGCGCGCATCGACCAGGCGCTGGAGATCCGCGAAGACCCGGGGGTTCTGAGCCATCCGCAGCTCAAGACGGTGTTTGCCAGCCTTGAGGAATTCCGCCAGCCACCGAGCGCCGAGAACCAGAAATGCGCCCTGCTGCTCAACGTCCATGCCCACTCCCCGGGCAGTGACGATGACCTGTGCCAGACGCCCCACTGCCGGATCCTGGTGCTCAAGCCCCGGCTGATCGCCGGACTGACGCCGGACGTGCTGAACTACGCCCGGACCAATCCGGGCTTTCCCAACCAGAGCACCGTGGACCAGTTTTTCGACGAGGCGCAATTCGAGAGTTACCGGCAACTGGGCCTGAGCATTGGCCAGGCAGTCTTCGGCACCCAGTGCCAGCCCAGCGAGATTGCCCAGGCGCTGTGGCGGTATCTGCAATAGCCCCGGCAGCGCCGGGGCCTGCCGGTCAAGGGGTCTTGTGCCGCTTCACCGCTTCCAGCCATTGCGCTTCAAGGCGTTCCTGGTGCGGGTCGATGCCATGCTCGGCCAGCAGCGCCAGATGCCGCTCCACCTCACCGTGCATCTGCCCGTGGGCGCTGGAGTTGGCGTCCAGCTGGTGCATCTGGATCAGCCCCAGGTGATAGAAGCGCAGCAGCTTGAGGGCCGCAGGATCACCCGCCGCCACCCCGGCGGTGACCTGGTGCATAACGTTGGTCACCCGCATCAGGCTGCGCTTGAGGCGCCAGCCATAGACCGCCGCAGCCATCCACGGCTTGCTCCAGAACACACTGCGCAACAACGCCGCGCTGATCAGCAGGCCGGTGAATACACCTGCCGCGTTCCACAGCAGGTTGTCCCCGCCGGGCTGGCCGAACAGCGCCACCGCCGCGCTGGAAAACAGCATGGCCAGGGCAATGAACACCAGCGCGATGATCAAGGTGCTGCGCCGGGTTTGCCGACGGTAAGTCTCAGGGTCCTGCGGGGTGATGACGAACATGGGCGCGACGGGCTCCAATGGCTGAACGTGAGTGGCTGGCGCGCATTATCACCGCTGGACCGGCCGCCGGTGGGTTAAACGGGAAAAATATCCCATTAGGCTGATCCAGGTCGGTGTATTCCCCTGCCCCCGCGTCAACGCCGCTGCAACGACCGCCCCAGGCGCCGCCAGCCCAGCACCACCCCGCTGGCGCTGACCAGCAAACCTCCGGCGCTGAAGGCGATCATCCACAGATCCCACAACGGCCGGTTGGCCAGCAGCGGCAGCCAGTCCCAACTGTGCAGCAGGGCGAACAGCCAGCGCGAGGCGCGGCGCGGCTGGTCCAGTTGGCCGACGATGGCGCCGGTGTGCAGGTCCAGGTGCAGCCAGGTGTGCGCCGGGTCGTCGAAACGCACCCGCAGCACCGGCAGGCGCTGCTGCAG
The DNA window shown above is from Pseudomonas protegens CHA0 and carries:
- a CDS encoding DUF3087 domain-containing protein, with the translated sequence MFVITPQDPETYRRQTRRSTLIIALVFIALAMLFSSAAVALFGQPGGDNLLWNAAGVFTGLLISAALLRSVFWSKPWMAAAVYGWRLKRSLMRVTNVMHQVTAGVAAGDPAALKLLRFYHLGLIQMHQLDANSSAHGQMHGEVERHLALLAEHGIDPHQERLEAQWLEAVKRHKTP